A DNA window from Parabacteroides johnsonii DSM 18315 contains the following coding sequences:
- a CDS encoding MFS transporter — MNTLTTKQGIGTKVQLCTMMFMQYMLSAVWWVPLAAYLSHTLKLEVYQVSLVLSAMAIGAMASSFIGAIADRYFAAEKILAVLNILTGVFLLLAAQQISFAPLMTCVVLAMLCHMPTQSLTSTIAMSHTPSEQFPRIRMFGSVGWVASGIFSVIALHVMHLSAFDDTNLPMYCGGAICFVAALLNLRLPHTPPSVDKRAGISVMDITGFSAFSLMKDKNYRAFMILTFLAIIPFNLYHVYGSMILADEHVQNITVTLNLGQLAEMFFLVITTSILIKSGIKNTLIFGMIALVVRYASFYIGAETGLQWFYYIGIIVHGLIFGLFFVGGQVYTDNVAPKEMKAQAQGLLFFLVWGIGFLIGTLWNGWLIGLFRDGDKCDWPIVFAISTVFSFILLILFVFLFKPVALKTDK; from the coding sequence ATGAATACTCTTACTACAAAACAAGGAATCGGAACGAAAGTTCAACTCTGCACCATGATGTTTATGCAGTATATGCTGAGTGCAGTCTGGTGGGTTCCTTTAGCCGCTTATCTTTCCCATACGCTTAAATTGGAAGTGTATCAGGTTTCATTGGTGTTGAGTGCGATGGCTATCGGTGCGATGGCATCCTCTTTTATCGGTGCGATTGCCGACCGTTATTTTGCCGCCGAGAAGATCTTGGCAGTATTGAATATACTGACGGGTGTCTTTTTGCTCCTGGCAGCCCAGCAGATCTCGTTTGCCCCGCTTATGACATGTGTCGTGTTGGCGATGCTTTGTCATATGCCGACACAGAGCCTGACCAGTACGATCGCTATGAGTCACACGCCGTCGGAACAGTTCCCGCGTATCCGTATGTTCGGATCGGTGGGATGGGTTGCTTCGGGTATCTTCAGCGTGATCGCCCTTCATGTGATGCATTTGTCCGCTTTTGACGATACGAATTTGCCGATGTATTGCGGCGGCGCCATTTGTTTTGTGGCTGCGCTTCTGAACCTGCGGCTGCCGCATACCCCGCCTTCGGTTGATAAGAGGGCCGGCATCTCGGTGATGGATATAACCGGGTTCAGCGCTTTCTCCCTGATGAAGGATAAGAATTACCGGGCTTTTATGATCCTGACGTTTCTGGCTATCATTCCGTTCAACTTGTATCATGTATATGGTTCGATGATTCTCGCCGACGAACATGTACAAAATATAACGGTGACATTGAACCTCGGACAGCTGGCTGAAATGTTTTTCTTGGTCATCACCACTTCTATACTGATAAAGTCCGGGATCAAGAATACCCTGATCTTCGGTATGATCGCCCTCGTGGTTCGGTATGCTTCGTTCTATATCGGTGCGGAAACCGGCTTGCAATGGTTCTATTATATCGGGATTATCGTACACGGATTGATCTTCGGTCTCTTCTTTGTCGGTGGCCAGGTCTATACGGACAATGTGGCACCAAAAGAAATGAAAGCACAGGCACAGGGCCTGCTTTTCTTCCTGGTATGGGGTATCGGCTTCTTGATCGGGACACTTTGGAACGGGTGGCTGATCGGTCTTTTCCGTGACGGGGATAAATGTGACTGGCCTATTGTCTTTGCTATCTCGACCGTGTTCTCGTTCATATTATTGATCCTTTTTGTCTTCTTATTCAAACCGGTAGCATTAAAGACTGATAAATAA
- the tamL gene encoding translocation and assembly module lipoprotein TamL — translation MKHIKYIAYISLFLLASCSTTKNLPEGEVLYTGIKKIEVTNEDKSKEGEEALTEIEAALAYPPNNALLGSSSIRIPLPFGLWVYNAFVNRRGKFNKWIFNKLASKPVFINTVNPEVRTKVAYNLLREYGYFNGATAYEVEPDPKNPKKAKISYRVEMNNAYTYDSIAYVRLRHRIDTLVQRNIGDRLLHDGDNFNVVQLEAERQRISSLLRNNGYYYFRPEFISYQADTIMNPGKVALRISTKPGLPRTVLRPWKIGDISVFLNGYNNEPPTDSIRYKDMTIFYEGKLRVRPKVLYDRLKFRPGDLYSQQQQEKTQTGFSRLGIFRYSEMQYIPKDTARRCDTLNLQINTVYDLPLDGELELNVTTKSNDQTGPGAIFSVTKRNVFGGGETFGVSMRGSYEWQTGKRVSGSSSAINSWEFGISGTLTFPQVLFPSLIKYDTKYPSSTSFRIYADQLNRAKFFKMLAFGGSASYEFQPSATSHHSVTPFKLTYSLLQHTTHEFDSIVDVNKALGRSLENQFIPSMGYTYTYDDSPITTKKNHLWWQSSITQAGLILDGAYAIAGKSFSQRDKKLLGNRFAQFAKLTSEIRYNYYLGKKQHLVGRLMAGVAYSYGNSITTPYSEQFYIGGANSVRAFTIRSIGPGSYRPTDSKYGYLDQTGDIKFEANLEYRFPILGDLHGATFLDAGNVWLLRYDASRPGGQLQWGRFLKDLALGTGIGLRYDLTFLVVRLDWGIGLHVPYDTGKKGYYNIPKFKDGMGVHLAIGYPF, via the coding sequence ATGAAACACATCAAATATATCGCATATATTTCGTTATTCCTGCTTGCTTCCTGCTCCACAACGAAGAATTTGCCGGAGGGGGAAGTTTTATATACGGGAATCAAGAAGATTGAAGTGACGAACGAGGACAAAAGCAAGGAAGGAGAAGAAGCGCTGACGGAAATAGAGGCAGCCCTTGCCTATCCGCCCAATAACGCCCTGCTGGGGAGTTCGTCTATCCGTATCCCCTTACCGTTCGGGCTATGGGTGTACAATGCGTTCGTGAACAGAAGGGGCAAATTCAATAAATGGATATTCAACAAACTGGCGTCCAAACCCGTTTTCATCAACACGGTCAATCCGGAAGTCCGGACAAAAGTGGCCTATAACCTGCTCCGCGAATACGGCTACTTCAACGGAGCTACTGCATACGAAGTGGAACCGGACCCCAAGAACCCTAAAAAGGCAAAGATCAGCTACAGGGTGGAGATGAACAATGCCTACACATACGACAGCATTGCTTACGTCCGGCTACGGCATCGTATCGACACGCTCGTCCAGCGCAACATCGGCGACCGGCTTCTACACGACGGAGATAATTTCAATGTCGTACAACTCGAAGCCGAACGTCAGCGCATATCTTCCCTGCTTCGTAACAACGGATATTATTATTTCCGTCCCGAATTTATTAGTTACCAAGCCGATACGATCATGAATCCCGGAAAGGTGGCACTCCGTATCTCCACTAAACCGGGGCTGCCACGCACCGTACTGCGTCCCTGGAAAATAGGCGATATATCGGTCTTCTTGAACGGCTACAACAACGAACCTCCGACAGATTCCATCCGGTATAAAGATATGACTATCTTTTATGAAGGAAAACTACGTGTTCGTCCGAAGGTGCTGTACGACCGGCTGAAATTCCGCCCCGGCGATCTTTATTCACAGCAACAGCAAGAAAAGACCCAGACCGGCTTCTCCCGTCTCGGCATTTTCCGTTATTCGGAAATGCAATATATCCCTAAAGATACTGCCCGTCGTTGCGACACGCTGAACTTGCAGATCAATACTGTTTACGACCTTCCGCTGGATGGCGAGCTGGAACTAAACGTGACCACCAAGAGTAATGACCAGACAGGTCCGGGTGCCATCTTCAGTGTTACCAAGCGGAATGTATTCGGAGGAGGAGAGACATTCGGCGTCAGCATGCGTGGTTCCTACGAATGGCAAACCGGCAAACGAGTTTCAGGCAGCAGCTCGGCGATCAACAGCTGGGAGTTCGGTATCAGCGGTACGCTGACTTTCCCACAGGTACTTTTCCCCAGTCTGATAAAGTATGATACGAAATACCCTTCCAGTACCTCTTTCCGTATCTATGCGGATCAGTTGAACCGTGCCAAATTTTTCAAGATGCTGGCATTCGGTGGAAGTGCCTCGTATGAGTTCCAGCCATCAGCAACCAGCCATCATTCGGTGACGCCGTTCAAGCTGACCTACTCACTGTTACAACATACAACACATGAGTTCGACTCCATCGTAGATGTCAACAAAGCGTTAGGACGAAGCCTCGAGAATCAGTTCATCCCGTCTATGGGCTATACATACACATATGACGATTCTCCCATCACCACCAAAAAGAACCATCTCTGGTGGCAGTCTTCTATCACACAGGCAGGTCTTATCCTCGACGGTGCCTATGCCATCGCAGGCAAGAGTTTTAGCCAACGGGATAAAAAGTTATTAGGAAACCGCTTCGCACAGTTTGCTAAACTAACGAGTGAAATACGATACAACTATTATCTCGGAAAAAAGCAACACCTAGTCGGACGTCTGATGGCCGGAGTCGCATATAGCTACGGCAATTCGATTACGACACCTTACAGCGAACAATTCTATATCGGCGGTGCCAACAGTGTCCGAGCTTTCACGATCCGAAGCATCGGGCCGGGCAGCTACCGCCCTACCGACTCAAAATACGGCTATCTAGATCAGACCGGCGACATCAAGTTCGAAGCCAATCTGGAATACCGTTTCCCGATCTTGGGCGACCTACACGGCGCGACCTTCCTCGATGCCGGTAATGTTTGGTTACTGCGCTACGACGCGAGCCGCCCCGGCGGACAGTTGCAATGGGGCCGTTTCCTGAAAGACCTGGCTTTAGGTACCGGTATCGGACTACGCTACGACCTGACTTTCCTCGTCGTCCGCCTGGATTGGGGAATCGGCCTGCACGTTCCGTACGACACGGGGAAGAAAGGATATTACAATATCCCGAAGTTCAAGGACGGAATGGGTGTACACCTGGCGATTGGGTATCCGTTCTGA
- a CDS encoding translocation/assembly module TamB domain-containing protein has product MKRWMKRIGIICLIPMVLVILISILLYIPPFQNFAVRLATEYASETTGMNIRIGQIRLSFPLNLTVRDVKVITPPDTLLSLESFQVNIRPLPLLKKEVLVDAIDLRGMKANTGNLIEGMEIKGTLGKLYAKADRIDLGKEIARLNKIDLSDTAITLLINDTTTNKDTTSTTVGWKLKLDQIDLNRVAFAMQMPDDSLRLSTYIDKAGLTDGMVDLGSARYSASRFLLSGSSLSYDGSYSEPTPGFDPSHIALNDVNIQIDSLLYGGRDISVRIKEFSANDRSGLTLSSLTGDISSDSTTIQVPELLLKTPYSEIRLLATVPWNSFDDTPSSTLRSLLTASVGKEDVFIFAGPLPKEFKQAYPQKEIRLTAGIEGNLAALRLRQLKGELPGVFNLNITGEMKAVADSIRRSGKFQMDAQTGNLDFVLSMLPESERSRYNLPAMKLKGEATLQNQEYRTDLLLTQGEGKVGLTARYNPIQESYLADLKVDSLKPTNFLPKDSLYHLTASIRAEGKGYDPFRVSTWAKLDGKITNIEYGTYAVSDVKLDGSLEKNLLKFDLLSHYPLAKMDMSLNATLHKKKVNAMLIADVQNLDLYGMHFMNDSLATSFQLFAEAETDMGKNNQVDITLGNWELINPTGTFHPKTLTLRAHSDKDTTRVSFHAGDLGIVLTGNADIETITDKFTKINEGLTQQLERDSMINIPAFRPLLPDMDLKITAGKDNPIYNILQQYYITFDNLDIEASTSPEEGFFLDADLFNLMQDTTRIDTICLIVQQDSLGLLYDTKVIKTKYRKQQPFTAGLQGKLRNTFADAELKYTDGQGKTGIRLGVRVDKEKEGLRLHLFPEDPILAFRTFKLNADNYILYRNIKDIAADVRLTGENNASLWIHSLAGGEGMEEIHAELSQIDLDAITKGFPDLPSMRGMLSADLQYAPSDSSFMVVADAHIDSLFYEGGRVGELMFNTVYLPLSDKEHQVDMHFFRDRNEVAAINAYYKMGKTDYLDGNMNITALPLEMVNPFIPDNMAKLTGALQGELAITGTTSAPAVNGYVRMDSSAVYVTAVGSSFRFDKQDIKIKDNLISFDKYNIYASGTNPFVIDGTIDIHNPSRMMANLKLTAHDMQLLNVKRNKESMVYGKLLVNLNSTVKGPLDALIMRGDLQLLGGTNVTYVMQESSLTAQDRLADLVTFTDFSDTLLTRRHRPEAPLPIGGLDMLMTIRIDQAVRLNADITPDQSSRVELEGGGDLSFQYTTQGEMILNGRYTLSGGMVKYAMPIIPLKEFTIQDGSYVQWSGNPMDPMLNLTATERMRASVTQDDGSSRLVTFNVGVAIKQTLENLQLQFILSAPEDQSMQQELDKMGEGQRSQIAVTMLVTGMYLNMSDVGGGGKKPSLDMGAALNSFLQSEINNIAGSALKSVDITLGMEQYDQNGTGAGGERTDFSFRFAKRFYNDRISIILGGRVSTGQDAGTGQSQQFIDNVSIEYRLDGSGTRYIKLFHDKNYESLLEGEITETGAGIVLRKKMLHLRELFIFKKNKPKPVTDDKQTEEKK; this is encoded by the coding sequence ATGAAACGTTGGATGAAGCGAATAGGGATCATATGCCTGATACCGATGGTATTGGTCATCTTGATTTCAATTCTTTTATATATACCTCCCTTCCAGAATTTCGCTGTGCGGTTAGCCACCGAATATGCCAGTGAAACAACCGGTATGAATATCAGGATCGGGCAGATACGTCTTTCCTTCCCGCTGAACCTGACGGTACGGGACGTAAAAGTCATAACCCCTCCCGACACATTATTGTCACTCGAAAGTTTCCAGGTCAACATCCGTCCGCTGCCACTGCTGAAAAAAGAAGTATTGGTGGATGCAATCGACCTGCGTGGCATGAAAGCCAATACAGGCAATCTGATTGAGGGAATGGAGATCAAAGGTACTTTAGGAAAGCTCTATGCCAAAGCAGATCGTATAGACCTCGGAAAAGAGATCGCCCGGCTGAACAAAATCGATCTTTCGGACACAGCCATCACCCTCCTGATAAACGACACGACAACAAACAAGGATACGACATCGACGACAGTGGGTTGGAAATTAAAGCTGGACCAAATCGACTTGAACCGAGTAGCGTTTGCCATGCAAATGCCGGACGACTCGCTACGTCTTTCGACTTACATCGACAAGGCGGGACTGACCGACGGAATGGTCGACCTCGGATCAGCACGCTACAGTGCATCCCGGTTTCTTCTGTCCGGCTCTTCCCTTAGCTATGACGGTAGCTACAGTGAACCGACGCCGGGTTTCGATCCGTCACATATAGCCTTGAATGATGTGAATATCCAGATCGATTCGCTTTTATATGGAGGTAGAGACATCAGTGTCCGGATCAAAGAATTTTCGGCCAATGACCGATCAGGTCTGACGCTCAGCTCGCTGACCGGAGACATCAGTAGTGACAGCACGACGATACAGGTTCCGGAGCTTCTATTAAAAACACCTTACTCGGAGATCCGGCTATTGGCAACCGTCCCTTGGAACTCGTTCGACGATACGCCGAGCAGCACGCTCCGTAGCCTGCTGACTGCCTCAGTAGGAAAAGAGGATGTATTTATCTTTGCCGGTCCTCTCCCCAAGGAGTTCAAACAAGCCTATCCCCAAAAAGAAATCAGACTGACGGCCGGAATAGAAGGAAACCTGGCTGCTTTACGGCTGCGCCAGCTGAAAGGGGAACTGCCAGGCGTCTTCAATCTGAATATCACAGGAGAGATGAAAGCGGTGGCAGACAGTATCCGCCGTTCGGGTAAGTTTCAGATGGATGCACAAACCGGGAATCTCGATTTTGTTCTCAGCATGTTACCGGAATCCGAACGTTCACGCTATAACCTTCCGGCAATGAAGCTGAAAGGGGAAGCGACTTTGCAGAACCAAGAGTACCGCACCGACCTTTTGCTTACACAAGGCGAAGGTAAGGTCGGACTGACGGCACGCTATAACCCCATACAGGAGTCTTACCTGGCTGACCTGAAGGTTGACAGTTTGAAACCGACCAATTTCCTGCCCAAAGATTCCCTTTACCACCTGACCGCCTCGATCCGTGCCGAGGGGAAAGGGTATGATCCGTTCCGCGTTTCCACCTGGGCTAAATTAGATGGGAAGATTACGAATATCGAGTATGGGACATATGCCGTATCTGACGTAAAGCTAGACGGTTCGCTGGAAAAGAACTTGTTGAAATTCGACCTGCTTAGTCATTATCCGCTTGCAAAGATGGATATGTCGCTGAATGCAACCCTCCACAAGAAGAAAGTGAATGCTATGCTGATCGCAGACGTGCAAAACCTGGACCTGTACGGTATGCACTTTATGAACGATTCGCTGGCCACTTCCTTCCAGCTTTTTGCAGAAGCGGAAACAGATATGGGGAAGAATAACCAGGTGGACATAACCCTCGGCAACTGGGAACTGATAAATCCAACCGGTACGTTCCACCCGAAAACATTAACTCTACGAGCTCACAGCGATAAAGACACGACACGTGTTTCTTTCCACGCCGGAGACCTCGGAATCGTCTTGACCGGAAATGCGGATATCGAGACGATAACCGATAAGTTCACGAAAATAAACGAAGGCCTCACCCAACAGTTGGAACGTGATTCAATGATCAACATACCTGCTTTCCGTCCGCTCTTGCCGGATATGGACCTGAAGATCACGGCAGGCAAGGATAATCCGATCTATAACATCCTGCAACAGTATTATATCACCTTTGACAACTTGGATATCGAAGCCAGTACCTCACCGGAAGAAGGTTTCTTCCTCGATGCCGATCTCTTCAACCTGATGCAGGACACGACACGGATCGACACGATCTGTCTCATTGTCCAGCAGGATTCGCTCGGCTTGCTATACGACACAAAAGTCATCAAGACAAAATACAGGAAGCAACAACCTTTCACCGCTGGCTTGCAAGGGAAGCTCCGTAATACATTTGCCGATGCCGAACTGAAATATACCGACGGCCAGGGCAAAACCGGTATCCGGTTAGGGGTCCGTGTCGACAAGGAGAAAGAAGGACTCCGGCTGCATCTCTTTCCAGAAGATCCGATATTGGCTTTCCGCACGTTTAAGCTGAATGCTGACAATTATATTCTGTACCGCAACATAAAAGATATTGCCGCCGATGTCCGGCTGACAGGTGAAAACAATGCTTCGCTCTGGATCCATTCGCTTGCCGGGGGAGAAGGAATGGAAGAAATCCATGCCGAGTTGAGCCAGATAGACTTGGATGCAATCACGAAGGGGTTCCCGGACCTCCCTTCCATGCGGGGGATGTTGAGTGCCGACTTGCAGTATGCCCCTTCGGACAGCAGCTTCATGGTGGTGGCAGACGCTCATATCGACAGCCTGTTCTATGAAGGGGGTCGGGTAGGAGAACTGATGTTCAATACTGTTTACCTACCGCTTAGCGACAAGGAGCATCAGGTCGACATGCACTTTTTCCGCGACCGTAACGAGGTAGCGGCTATCAATGCCTATTATAAAATGGGGAAAACAGATTATCTGGATGGAAATATGAATATCACCGCCTTACCGTTGGAGATGGTAAACCCGTTCATTCCAGACAACATGGCCAAACTGACGGGGGCCTTACAAGGAGAGCTGGCAATAACCGGGACTACCTCTGCTCCTGCTGTCAACGGGTATGTGCGGATGGACAGTTCAGCGGTATATGTCACGGCGGTCGGTTCTTCCTTCCGCTTCGACAAGCAGGATATCAAGATCAAGGATAATCTGATCAGTTTCGATAAATACAACATCTATGCTTCGGGAACCAATCCGTTTGTAATCGACGGGACGATCGACATTCATAATCCTTCTCGGATGATGGCGAACCTGAAACTGACAGCTCACGACATGCAACTGCTGAATGTGAAACGCAATAAGGAGAGCATGGTGTACGGCAAACTGCTTGTCAACCTCAACTCGACAGTCAAAGGACCGCTCGACGCCTTGATCATGAGAGGAGATTTACAACTGTTAGGAGGAACGAACGTCACTTACGTGATGCAGGAATCCTCACTCACGGCTCAAGACCGCTTGGCTGATCTTGTGACTTTTACCGATTTCTCCGATACGCTGCTGACCCGCCGACACCGCCCGGAAGCCCCCCTGCCCATCGGCGGACTGGACATGTTGATGACCATTCGGATTGACCAGGCTGTGCGTCTGAACGCAGACATCACCCCCGACCAATCGAGCCGCGTGGAACTGGAGGGAGGTGGCGACTTGTCATTCCAGTATACGACACAGGGTGAAATGATCCTGAACGGACGTTATACGCTTTCGGGAGGCATGGTAAAATATGCCATGCCGATTATTCCGCTCAAAGAGTTTACGATACAGGACGGCAGTTACGTCCAGTGGAGTGGCAACCCGATGGACCCGATGCTGAACCTGACGGCAACCGAGCGAATGCGGGCATCCGTCACACAGGACGACGGTAGCTCACGGTTGGTCACCTTCAACGTCGGTGTGGCTATCAAGCAAACTTTGGAGAACTTGCAACTGCAATTTATCCTCTCAGCGCCGGAAGACCAGTCCATGCAACAAGAACTGGACAAGATGGGCGAAGGGCAACGGTCGCAGATAGCCGTCACGATGCTTGTCACGGGAATGTATCTCAACATGAGCGATGTCGGTGGCGGCGGAAAGAAACCGAGTCTCGATATGGGTGCCGCCCTGAACAGCTTCCTGCAAAGTGAGATCAACAATATCGCGGGAAGCGCCTTGAAGTCCGTGGATATCACTTTGGGCATGGAACAGTACGACCAGAACGGTACAGGAGCGGGTGGAGAGCGGACAGACTTTTCCTTCCGTTTCGCCAAGCGGTTCTACAACGATCGAATCAGTATCATACTGGGCGGACGTGTTTCAACCGGACAGGATGCAGGCACCGGACAATCGCAGCAGTTCATCGACAACGTATCGATCGAATACCGCCTCGACGGCAGCGGAACCCGTTATATCAAGCTCTTCCACGACAAGAACTACGAAAGCCTGCTGGAAGGCGAGATCACAGAAACCGGAGCCGGTATCGTCCTGCGTAAAAAGATGCTTCACCTCCGTGAACTCTTCATCTTTAAAAAGAATAAACCCAAGCCGGTAACGGATGACAAACAAACAGAAGAGAAAAAATGA
- a CDS encoding MFS transporter, producing MKQTLKENGGLPASILWTLSIVAGITVANLYYNQPLLNMIRQDLHVSEVITNLIAMVTQIGYAMGLLFVIPLGDMFQRKKIIIINFSILIISLLSIALAPSIHIVLTASLFTGICSVMPQIFIPIAALYSKPENKGRNVGLVVSGLLTGILASRVISGIVGEIFGWREMYFIATGLMVVCAIVTTRVLPEIRPTFKGKYSELMKSLLSLLKEYPLLRIYSLRAGFAFGSFLTLWSCLAFKMGQAPFFAGSDVVGMLGLCGIAGALSASFVGKYVKQVGVRRFNFIGSGLILFSWLLLYFCGNSYVGIISGIIIIDIGMQCIQLSNQSSIFGLCPTAPNRVNTLFMTTYFVGGSLGTFLTGFAWQAAEWTGVTGIGILLAGISLLITILSGK from the coding sequence ATGAAACAGACATTGAAAGAAAATGGAGGATTGCCTGCCTCTATCCTTTGGACACTCTCGATTGTTGCCGGAATAACGGTGGCGAACCTCTATTATAACCAACCGCTTTTAAATATGATACGTCAGGACCTCCACGTATCTGAAGTTATTACGAACCTAATCGCAATGGTTACGCAGATCGGCTACGCGATGGGGCTATTGTTCGTGATTCCGCTTGGAGACATGTTCCAACGGAAGAAGATCATCATCATAAACTTTTCCATCCTGATCATTTCTCTACTAAGCATAGCATTAGCGCCGAGTATCCACATAGTCCTGACCGCTTCCCTCTTTACCGGTATCTGTTCGGTAATGCCACAGATTTTCATACCGATAGCCGCATTATATTCAAAACCAGAAAACAAAGGGCGGAATGTCGGGCTGGTTGTCTCCGGCCTGTTAACAGGAATACTGGCCTCGCGGGTAATCAGCGGAATCGTAGGAGAAATATTCGGATGGCGGGAGATGTACTTTATTGCAACAGGCTTGATGGTTGTCTGTGCCATCGTCACAACACGGGTATTACCGGAAATACGACCGACATTTAAAGGAAAATACAGCGAACTTATGAAATCGCTTCTCTCGCTACTAAAAGAATATCCTCTTTTACGCATCTATTCGCTTCGTGCCGGATTTGCTTTCGGTTCATTTCTGACGTTATGGTCTTGCCTGGCATTTAAAATGGGGCAAGCTCCTTTTTTTGCAGGAAGCGATGTAGTCGGGATGTTGGGACTTTGTGGGATAGCCGGTGCTTTATCGGCTTCCTTTGTTGGAAAATATGTCAAGCAAGTAGGGGTACGTCGTTTTAATTTTATCGGTAGCGGCCTGATACTTTTCTCCTGGTTACTGCTTTATTTCTGCGGAAATTCGTATGTCGGCATTATTTCTGGCATCATCATTATCGATATCGGCATGCAATGTATTCAGTTAAGCAACCAATCCAGCATATTCGGCTTGTGCCCAACAGCACCGAACCGAGTCAATACATTATTTATGACCACTTATTTTGTAGGTGGTTCCTTAGGAACATTTCTTACAGGATTTGCCTGGCAGGCCGCCGAATGGACCGGCGTTACAGGTATCGGAATCTTGTTGGCAGGGATATCGCTCCTCATTACGATCCTTTCCGGCAAATAA
- a CDS encoding Ig-like domain-containing protein has protein sequence MKKFKFALLAFMTALISFGFTACSDDDDLKDVSVTGITITPTTLTLKTGTTGTLTATVVPENAAVTTVAWSSSDTNVATVENGVVTAVSEGSTTIQVKTNDGGFTATCEVTVTNDTPAFDESKYHFDLFLTVGKHGGMSSKNTTVVNSVNKLTADMGTITVKGEGTELGDYSMESISKGKYYYQIPSSNDRFVKYQIKDNKVIESASSPFKTNTYKVRSYTHAWIDDNILVVMAANGDASKIIWSKLNTDNMSILAEGTLDIPLPESEVTGEETKKFTTSGILTYNEKAGKLFYFYYGKNGLSGKSGKTTTAFYTAVLDPSTLEVESNKRNSLAREMAGSAYGELMQDCVMYDESGNLYLAAITEKGDLEQGHLLRINNGETDFDATYEGYPDADGKLLTIQYLGNGKALAYARDDAAGTAIDSYSHYYSIINLATGERTRLSYEGKELAYSGGRFSQRSVVFNEKAYFGVNTEADTNAIIYIYDIKTGVVEKGAEVAGEFYFDMVRMVEND, from the coding sequence ATGAAGAAGTTTAAATTTGCATTACTCGCCTTCATGACAGCCCTGATCTCATTTGGTTTCACGGCTTGTTCCGATGACGATGATTTGAAAGACGTGTCGGTAACCGGCATCACGATTACTCCAACCACATTAACACTGAAAACGGGAACTACAGGAACACTGACTGCGACTGTCGTTCCCGAAAATGCTGCTGTAACAACTGTCGCCTGGAGCAGTTCGGACACGAATGTCGCTACAGTAGAAAATGGTGTCGTAACAGCAGTTTCCGAAGGTTCGACTACAATCCAGGTAAAAACGAACGACGGTGGATTCACTGCCACCTGTGAAGTAACTGTAACCAATGATACACCTGCTTTCGACGAAAGTAAGTATCATTTCGACCTGTTTCTGACCGTAGGAAAACATGGTGGCATGAGCAGCAAGAACACGACAGTTGTCAACAGCGTCAATAAACTAACAGCCGATATGGGGACTATCACTGTTAAAGGTGAAGGCACCGAATTGGGAGACTACTCGATGGAAAGCATTTCGAAGGGGAAATATTACTATCAGATTCCTTCAAGCAACGACCGCTTCGTGAAATATCAGATCAAAGATAACAAAGTAATAGAAAGTGCTTCATCTCCCTTTAAAACAAACACCTACAAAGTACGCTCCTACACTCATGCCTGGATAGATGACAACATACTTGTTGTCATGGCTGCCAACGGCGATGCAAGCAAGATCATCTGGAGTAAGCTGAACACCGATAATATGTCGATTCTGGCAGAAGGGACACTGGATATTCCACTACCAGAATCAGAGGTTACAGGAGAAGAAACAAAGAAATTCACTACATCGGGCATCCTTACCTACAATGAGAAAGCGGGAAAATTATTCTATTTTTATTATGGGAAAAACGGTCTTTCAGGAAAGAGCGGCAAAACCACTACTGCTTTTTATACAGCGGTGCTCGATCCTTCCACTTTGGAGGTAGAAAGCAACAAGCGCAACTCACTTGCCCGAGAAATGGCGGGAAGTGCCTACGGCGAACTGATGCAAGACTGCGTAATGTATGATGAAAGCGGCAACCTCTACCTCGCTGCAATCACCGAAAAGGGAGACTTAGAACAAGGGCACCTGTTGCGTATCAACAATGGTGAAACCGATTTCGACGCCACTTACGAAGGATATCCTGATGCAGACGGTAAATTGCTCACTATCCAGTATTTGGGAAATGGCAAAGCTCTTGCTTATGCCCGCGACGATGCTGCCGGTACAGCAATCGACAGTTACAGCCATTATTATTCCATTATCAATCTTGCTACAGGTGAAAGGACACGTTTGAGCTATGAAGGCAAAGAACTCGCTTACAGTGGTGGCCGTTTCTCACAGCGTTCTGTAGTCTTCAACGAGAAAGCCTATTTCGGTGTGAACACTGAAGCCGACACTAATGCCATCATCTACATTTACGATATAAAGACCGGGGTTGTAGAGAAGGGAGCAGAAGTGGCCGGAGAATTCTATTTCGACATGGTCCGCATGGTGGAAAACGATTGA